ATTTTCGGCAACCGTAAGCCATTCGTTTTCTGAAATTAAATGATAGCCCTGGCCCAGAGACTGGCATCGGACATCGGCTTCGCCTTGCGATATTCCGGTCCAGACCGGATTAGTCAAATTGGTAATATCGGCTAAAGCCGCTTCGCCTCCGGTTAAGCGCGCGATATTTTCCATTACGCAGAATCCGGGCATAGTTCCGTATTTAGCCGAGCCCGGCACCCAGACCATTCCCTCTTCGCAATACCCTTCATAAGCTCCGGCTACGACTTTTCCTTCAACGCCCAGGTCGCCCATAGTGTCGTCAACTTTTTCGTCTAGGCGCGAAGAGCAGGCGCCGGATGAGCAAACCATTATCCGGCCGTCAACTTCCAATTCCCCGACAATCGCGACTTTTCCTTGGGACGACACATTCATAATACTAACGTCCGCCGAGCGGAAATCAGCGACATTCCCTTCCCCGGCTTGATTAATGACAAAAGCCGTGCCGGTCGTTGTAGTCGCGGTTTTAATTTCTACGACTGAAACGCCCGGAGTCGTTGTTGAAGTATTGATAATAACTTGGGGAGCGCCGACCGCGACCGCGCTATTTTCCATGGAACTGGCAGTAGTATTTATTTCGGAAAAGACTACCTGGCCAAGCGAATCAATCATTATCGCTTGAGCTAAGGCATCGGTTTGCGACTTAATACCAACAATCTCGCCTTGCTGTTCATTTATCGCGTTAATAGCCGTTGCCAATATCGGCCTGTCATTCAGCGTCAAATACCCCTTGCTATTTAATCCGACTGCTTCAGGAATATTTTGCTGGATGTTTTGGGCGGAAAAACCATAATATTCATCACCCGTATCCAAGCCGCTTTCTTTAGTCCAATAATATTTTATCGGCTTAATGCGGGCTAAGTCAGCCAGTCCCCGGTTAAATTCTCCGGTAATATTTTTCAGCCTTTCGTCTGATGAAATATAAAGGGTTCCGCCGGCATTAGCCAATACGGTTCCGCCGCCGGATAAAGTGTTTAGGGTTAAGGCGCCGCCGTTCCTGGCTATGCTTAAAGCCGGGGCCCATGACGCCCAAACATAATCTAATATCAAATAATTATTCCCGGCATCCATTCTCCAGCCGAATAAGGGACTGCCGTTCACTGAATAGCGCAATTTTTGCCCTACTCCGGTCGTATCCGATCCGGCGCTAGTAAGATCTAATAGAGCCTCTGGACTCGTCGTCCCGATGCCGACGTTGCCGCCGGTACTTATAGTCATTTTCGCGGCGCTGGAATTTGTATAGAATGTAAGAGGCACATTCGTTATTGAACCTATATGTATTCCCGTAAGCCCGCCTAAAGAGCCCGCGAAAAAATCTCCATAATCGGCCGTACTGCTCGTTCTTACCCTTCCTACCACTTCAA
This region of Patescibacteria group bacterium genomic DNA includes:
- a CDS encoding tail fiber domain-containing protein, with translation VGIGTTSPSALLNLYGSTAAPQLLIERSGALDAALSFKNTENQWVVGEDQSNSNAFTISDSAAIGSGQRLTITTGGYVGIGTTSPAQKLEVVGRVRTSSTADYGDFFAGSLGGLTGIHIGSITNVPLTFYTNSSAAKMTISTGGNVGIGTTSPEALLDLTSAGSDTTGVGQKLRYSVNGSPLFGWRMDAGNNYLILDYVWASWAPALSIARNGGALTLNTLSGGGTVLANAGGTLYISSDERLKNITGEFNRGLADLARIKPIKYYWTKESGLDTGDEYYGFSAQNIQQNIPEAVGLNSKGYLTLNDRPILATAINAINEQQGEIVGIKSQTDALAQAIMIDSLGQVVFSEINTTASSMENSAVAVGAPQVIINTSTTTPGVSVVEIKTATTTTGTAFVINQAGEGNVADFRSADVSIMNVSSQGKVAIVGELEVDGRIMVCSSGACSSRLDEKVDDTMGDLGVEGKVVAGAYEGYCEEGMVWVPGSAKYGTMPGFCVMENIARLTGGEAALADITNLTNPVWTGISQGEADVRCQSLGQGYHLISENEWLTVAENIIRVKDNDKDLNAEGLQLAGAADFKLSNGNEIKELSGAVSEWTDRTVTKNELPQTAGADWTEYADVSDYGGLNIAPPYYLNHASNGIGMIKAGDSQAQGRALVRGANGVYSLDLTHEPIEESPGIGFRCAK